CGGACTCGCCCACGACGGCGACCGTCTCGCCGCGGCCGATGTCGAGGCTGACGTCGCGCACGGCGGCCACGGGCCCGTGCGGGGTCTCGAAGGTGACCGTGAGGTTGCGGACCGCCAGCAGCGGGCCGTCCTGCAGGTCCTCGGTCGGCGTGACCGCGGTGGTCGTGGTCATGGTGCTCCCGTCTCCAGGCGTGGCCGGTCGGTCGTGCGAGCGGGCAGTGCGCGGCCACCGGCCTCGAAGGCGCTGGCGACGCCGGCGAGGGCCGTGGCCGCGATCTCGTCGGTAGAGACCAGCGAGGCCAGGGGCGTGAGTGGACGCTCGGGGGTGCCGGTCGTGCCGTGCAGCCGGGTGGCGGCGACGGCCACGGCAAGCTCACGGTCGAGCGCGACGGCGAGGAACGTGCCCGTGAACCCGCCGTGCACGGCGAGCGGCACGGCCTCTCCGGCCACCGCCACGCTGGCCAACCGGAATCCCAGCGCACGGTCGGGCGCGATGGCCAAGGGACGGGTGAACGCGGCGACCACCTCGGGCGGGACCACAGCCGGGTCGGCCAGCGACCGACCGAGCCGGAGCAGCTCGGGCACCGTGGCGAAGAGGCCCGCGTGCCCGGCGACACCATCGAGGGCGTGGGCGGCGTTGCCGTCGTTGACCTCCCCCACTGGCCGCCGGGTGCGCCAGCCGTCGAAGTCGCCGACCCGGGCCTCGACGGGGTAGGGGTCGCCCTGCGCGACCATGTGGTGCTCGACCACGTCGCTGTCGCCGGACGCCGCGGCCTCCTCGGCCGGGACGGGCCCGTAGCCGGTGCGGCGCAGGCCCAGTGGCCGGGCGACCAGCTCGTCGAACGCCTCGTCCTGCCGCCGACCGGTGACGCCCTCGATCACCGCTCCGAGGGTGATCATCCCGAGGTCGGAGTAGGCCCAGTGCGTGCCGGGCTCGCAGAGCAGAGACGTGGCGGCCGCCAGGGCCAACGCCTCGTCGCGCACCGTGGTGCGGCAGTAGAGCGGCAGCCACGCGGGCAGGCCGGAGGTGTGCTCGAGCAGGTGCCGCACACGCACCTGCGCGTGGTCGCCACCGACCTCCGGCAGGTATGCCGTGACCGACGCCTCGAGGTCGAGGGTCCCGTCCGCGACGAGGCGCATCGCGAGCGCCGTCGTCGAGGCGACCTTGGTGACCGAGGCTAGGTCGAGGCGGGTGTCCGCCGTCATCGGGCGGGCCGCTTCGCCCGGACCTGCCATCACGGCATACCCACCTGCCGCCACCGACACCTCCGCGCCGGCCAGCACGCCCACCACCGCGCCGGCTGGGTGCGTGCCCGGATCACCGAGCCGCAGGAGGGCCTCGACGAGGGGGTCGAGGTCGAGGGTCACGGCGTCCCGTCCTCGAGGGTGAGGCGGGTGGGTGCGGTGCCTCCGGCCACCGGCAGTGCGCCACCGTCGGGGCCGGGAGTGACCGTGCCGAGCACGCGCGCCTCCCGCGCCCCCGTGCAGGTCGGGACGTTGCCCGGTATGCCGTGCAGGGTGGCCCAGCCGATGAGGGCGAACGCGATGGCCTCCTTGGCGTCGGGGTCGAGCCCGAGCTCCACGGTCGTGGCGAAGCGCACCTCGGGGGCGGCCTTGGCGAGCGCCCGCATCAGCGTGGGGTTGCGGGCGCCCCCGCCCGAGACGAAGACCCGGTCGACGCCCGCGGCGACCAGCGCGTCGGCGACGGTGCGGGCGGTGAGTTCTACCAGCGTCGCCACGAGGTCGGGCAGTGACGCCGTGCCGCCCCACGTGGCGAGGGCCTCGTCGACGTAGCGCGCGTGGAACAGCTCCTTGCCGGTGCTCTTGGGTGCGGGGTCGCGGTAGTAGGGATCGGCGCGCAGGACCTCGAGCAGGTCGGGCAGCACCCGCCCCGCGGCGCTCACCTCCCCGTCCCGGTCGAACGCCAGCGGAGTGGAGGGGTCGGCCGCCAGGACGGCGTCCACCAGCGCGTTCGCCGGGCCGATGTCCCAGGCCACCGGGTCGGCGCCGGGGGCGCACACCGTGACGTTGGAGATGCCGCCGAGGTTGAGCGCGGCCGCGGTGACGCCGTCAGCCCGCAGCGGCTCCAGGACGAGGGTGTCGAGCAACGGCACCAGCGGGGCGCCCTGGCCGCCCGCGACGATGTCGGCGATGCGCACGTCGCTCACGACGGGCAGCCGCGTCCGCTCGGCGACCCAGGCCGGCTGGCCGAGCTGGAGCGTCCCGAGGGCACTGCCCTCCTCGACCCAGTGGTAGACGGTCTGCCCGTGCGAGCAGACCGCGTCGACCGGGCCACCGCCGGCAGCCGCGTGGGTCGCCAGCGCCCGATGGGCTGCCTCACCGAAAGCCCTGCCGATGAGCGTGTCGAGCCGGGTCACCTCGGCCAGGCTCGTGTCGGCCGGCGGCAAAGCTGCCACGAGCAGGGCCCGCAGGTCGTCGTCGTAGGGCACGGAGTCGACCAGCTCGACGCGCCCCACCAGCTCGTCGCCGCGGCGCGAGAAGTCGCAGACGGCGACGTCGATGCCGTCGTGCGACGTCCCGGAGATCATCCCCAGCAACCGCATCAGCGCGACCCCCGCGAGCGCGGGTCGAGGGCAGACCGCAGGCTGTCGCCCAACAGGTTGAGCCCGACGACGAAGACGACCAGGGCCGCACCCGGGAACGCGAGCATCCACGGCGCGACCGTGGAGAGGGTCTGCGCGTCGTAGACCATGCCCCCGAGCGAGGCCGCCGGAGGAGGCGTGCCGAAGCCGAGGAAGCTCAGAGAGGCCTCGGTGAGGATGGCCCACGACAGCGACAGCGTGGTCTGGACCACGAGGATGCCGCGCATGTTGGGGACCACGTGGGCGAACAGCGTCGACATCCGCGACCGTCCGATGGCCGTCGAGGCGGTCACGTAGTCGACCGTGCGCAGGGTGAGCACCGGTCCGCGGGCCACTCGCGCGAAGATCGGCATGTAGACCGTGGCGATCGCCAGGCTGACCGTCACCCAGCTGCGCTCCAGGGTCGCGGCCAGGGCCAGGGCGAGCAGCAGCGACGGGAACGCGAACAGCACGTTGGTGACCACTCCGACGACGCGGTCGAGCAGACCCCCGAAGTAGCCGGCCAGCACGCCGAGGAGCACGCCGACGAGTCCGGCGACGCCGACGGAGACGACCGCGATGCGCAGCGAGTTCGCCAGCCCGGCGGCCACGCGGGAGAAGACGTCGCGGCCGAACTGGTCGGTGCCGAACCAGTGCGCGCCCGACGGGCCCTGCAGCGCCACCGTGACGTCCTGACGCGCCGGGTCGTAGGGCGTCAGCCCGAGCAGACCGGCCAGTGCGAGGAGCACCACCAGCACGGTGAGCACGACGCCCACCACCGCGGACGGCTGGCGCAGCGCGGTGAGGAGCTGTGAGCGGCGGGAGGTCCGGACCACCCGGGCCGGGACCGTCGTCGTGGCGCTCACTCCGCGCGCACCTTCGGGTCGACGACCCGGTAGAGCAGGTCGGTCGCCAGGTTGACCAGCACGAACATCACCGCGATGACGAGGACGGTGCTCTGCACCACGGCATACTCCTTCTGGTTCAGGCCGAGCAGGACCTGCCGGCCGATGCCCGGGATGGAGAAGATCTGCTCGATCACGAGCGTCCCCCCGAGCAGGAAGCCGAACTGCAGCCCGCCGATCGTGACGATCGGGATGAGCGCGTTGCGCAGCACGTGGCGCCACTGCAGCCGCCGGGACGGCACGCCCTTGGCCCGGGCGGTGCGGATGTAGTCCTCGTCGCGGATCGCCAGCACCGACGCCCGTGCCGTCTGGAACACGGGTGAGGCGATGCTCACGCCGAGGACGAGCGCCGGCAGCAGCATCTGCTGGAGGTTGAGCGCCGGGTTCTCGGCGAGGGTGGCGAACTCCTCGCCGTTGGGGTTCCAGCCGAAGGCGTTGGCCAGCCAGGTCGAGACCACCGTGGCGACGAGGAAGGTCGGCAGCGACAGGGCCAGCAGGCTGGCGAGCTGCGTGCCACTGTCGCGTGTGGCGCCCGGGCGGCTGGCCGCGAGGAGGCCGCCCGGGACGCCGAGCGCCAGGCCGATGACGATCGACAGCACGGCGAGCTCGACCGTGGTCGGCAGCGCCGAGGCCGTCATGTCGAGCACGCTCTGCCGCGACGTGGTGGACACCCCGAGGTTGCCGCTCAGCACCCCGCCCAGCCAGTTGACGTACTGCCCCACCAGGGGCTGGTCGAGCCCGTAGTAGGCGCGCAGGTCGGCCAGCTGCTCCGGGCTGAGCGCGCCGGCCTCGATGCCGTAGCTCGCCGTGATCTGGTCGCCGGGCAGAACCCTGAGCAGCACGAAGGTCAGCACGGAGACACCCACGAGCGTGAGCAGCGCCTCGAGGAGGCGCCGCAGCACGGGGTGGCGGGTCAGGGCGGAGAGCAGCGACATGGCGTGGTGAACGTCCTCGTCAGGCGGCGGACTTCGTGGCCTTCCACAGGGTGCTCAGGTCGCCGTTGGTGCGCGGCTCGAAGCCCTTCACCGCGGTGTTGGCGGCGACGTAGAGGTTGCCCGTGTAGGTCCACACCCAGGCGGCGTTGTCCTCCAGCTCCTGCGAGACCTTGGCGTAGACGGCCTTGCGCTCGTTGGTGTCGGTCGTCGCCTTGCCCTCGGCGAAGAGCTTGTCGAGCGTCGCCGACCGGTAGCCGGCCACCTTGTTGAACGAGCCGGTCGAGGTGAAGTAGCGGGCGTACATCGTGTTGGGGTCGGTGCTGCCGCCGTTGAGCGCGATCGCGGTGTCGAAGTCACCGGCGAGCCAGCGCTGCACGTAGGCGTTGGAGTCGAGCGTCTCGAGCTTGACCTCGATGCCGACCTCCTTCAGCTGCGCCTGGATGTTCTGCGCCTCGTTGACGGCGGTGGAGTACAGCCCCTGGGAGGTGATCATGTTGATCGACAGGCCCCCGGACTTGCCTGCCTTGCCGAGGTGCTCGCGGGCCTGGGCCAGGTCGCGCTGCGGGCACGGCCTGCTGTCGGGGTCGGAGCGGTATGCCGGCGACGTCACCGGGCCGGTGACCTTGCCGGCGCCGAGGGCGGCGGTGTCGAGCACCTGCTTGCGGTCGATCGCGCAGGAGATGGCCAGGCGCACGTTGACGTCCTTCAGCGCCGGCGCGTCGGCCCGCAGCTGCAGGACGTGGTAGCTGAGCTGGTCGACCGTGGAGACCTTGACGTTGTCGGCGGTGGCAGTCTTGGCGGTGACCGAGTTGTCGAAGACCGCCATGTCGACCGCCCCCGAGCGCAGGGCCGAGACCATGGCCTTCTCGTCGGCGATGACGCGGAACTGCACGCCGGCCAGACCCGGCTTGCCCTGGTAGTAGTCCGGGTTGGCCTTCAGCGTGATCGACTGGTTGGGGGTGCGGCTCTCGAACAGGTAGGGCCCGGAGCCGACCGGCTTGGTGGTGAGGCTGTCGACCGGCACGTCGGAGGGGACGATCGAGGTGTTGACGTTGGACAGGGCCGAGACGAACGAGGCGTCGGGCGCCTTGAGGGTGACGACCACCGTCTGCGGGTCTGGGGCCTCGATGCCCTTGACCGAGGCGAAGTAGGACGCCGAGGTCGCCTTCGTGGCCGGGTCCATGATCGTGTCGAAGGTGTACTTGACGTCCTCGGAGTCCAGCGCGGAGCCGTTGCCGAACTTCAGGTCCTTCTTCAGCGTGAAGGTGTAGGTCAGGCCGTCGTCGGAGATCTTCGGCAGGTCGGCCAGACCCGCCACCGGCTGGAGGCTGGCGTCGGTGTTCAGCAGGGTGCTGTAGATCTGGCCGAGCACCTGGACCGACTGCGTCGAGGTCGACAGCCATGGGACGGTCTGGGTCGGGTCGGCGCTGATGCCGAACACCAGGGGGCCGTCGGCCTTGCCGCCTGAGGCGCCGCTGCTGCCACCCGAGCAGCCGGCCAGGGCGAGGGAGGTGACGACGGCCGCTCCGAGGACGACCGTCCGCACCGGCATGGCAGGGCGGAACTTCTGCATGGGCTCTCCTTGGGCTGGGCGTCGGCTCCGGGCACGTCCCTGCCGATCGCACGGGGGTTTCGCGGCCCAATATGGCACTTTGTTCCGCAGTTGGGTACCTGTGCGTGAAGTTGTTTCACATCGTTATCCGAGCCCTGACCAGCGGCTCGCGGGTACGGTGACGGCCGTGAGCGACGCCCAGACCCAGACCGGCACATCGGCCGCCTGCCAGCCCACCATCGGAGGCCTGGCCCCCTGCGACAACTGCGGGGCGCCGATGCGCTGGGAGACCTCGCACCAGCGGTGCGACTCCTGTGGCCACATCGTCCCGTGCTGCGAAGGTGCCCCGCTGGGCTGAGGCAGGGGGTCGATCTCCCTGCGGGGGCTTCCGCCACAGGCCTGCCGCGGTGAGAGCGGAAACCGCGCGAACGGGCACCGCTCTGCAGTGGGGGAACTATTCTCCAGACATGATGGAGCCGGGTCCGGCAGAGGCCCTCAGCCGAGTCCTGGACGCGGCTGAGAACGCCTCACCCCTCGACGCAGTGGAGGCGGTCACCCGAGCCCTGGCTGCCACGCTCCATGCGGGTGCGGCCTTCTTCCTCATCGAGGACCTCTCCGGGCGTGGCCTCATCCGGCTGTCCCATGCAATGGATGGCGACGCCGAGACCGTCTTCGTCGCCCGGCAGGGCGAGGAGAGTGCCACGACGCGCTTCGATGGCGCCGAGCAGGCCGTGGTGCTGCCCTTCGACGGTGGCCCCGCAGAGGTTGCCGTCCGCTCCCAGACGGTCCCGGTGGTGCCTTGCCCCACCAGCCATGGCGATGGTGGGGGCGCCTCGGTTCGACGGTGGACGGTGCTCGCACCGGTCACCGAGCGGGGCGAGGTCCTCGGACTGCTCGAGCTGACCCTTCCCGCCGAGCCGACGGCCGCCACCCTCACCGACATCAGCCGGATCGGGCACGTGCTCGCCTTTGTGATCATCGCGAACGGCCGGCACACCGACCTGTTCGAGTGGGGCCAGCGCACCACCAACTTCACCCTCCCTGCCGAGATCCAGCGGCGGCTGTTGCCGCCCGCCTTCACGTGCGAGGCCGGCGCCTTCACCCTCTCGGCCTGGCTCGAGCCGGCGGCATCCGTAGGCGGGGACTCCTTCGACTACTCCCTCGCGCGCGATGTGCTCCACCTGTCCCTCACCGATGCCATGGGGCACGGGGTGGCCAGCGCGCTCAACGCCACCCTGTGCGTCGGCAGCCTGCGCAATGCGCGCCGCTCCGGTGCGTCGCTGCTCGAGCAGGCGACACTGGCGAACGCGCGCATCCACCAACACGCCGGTGAAACCGGCTCCGAGGGCTTTGCCACCGGCCTGCTCGGTCGGCTCGACCTGCGGACCGGCACGCTGGCCCTGGTCAATGCCGGGCACGTCTTCCCCTACCTGTGCCGGGCCGGCTCCGTCAGCAAGGTCCCGCTTCCGGCGGACCTCCCCCTGGGGATGTTCCCCGACACGGACTATCGCAGCACCGACGTGGTGCTCGAGCCGGGCGACCGTCTTGTCCTGGTGACCGACGGGATGTTGGAACGCAACGCCGCCAACCTCGACCTGCGTGCCGGGATCACCGGCACCAGGAGCCTGCACCCCCGAGAGGCAACTCGCGCCCTGGCCCGCGGAGTCCTGGACGTGGCAGGGCCGGCCCTGACCGACGACGCAACCCTGATGGTGATCGACTGGCACGGCGGTCACGGGCGGGAACGCCACACCTCCGGGGGCTCCGAGCCGCACACCGCCAGTGCTCCCGTACCGTCGAGCCATGACTGAGCCAGCGGACGAGACGAGGGTCGACCACCGGGCTGAACTGCTGCCGGAGGAGCAGGCGGCCGGCAGCGCAGACCCCGAGGCGCAGGCCGAGGCGATCCTCGCCGAGTCGGCGGAGCGCACCGAGCACCCGGACGAGACCCGGCGCGCGTCGACCCAGACGCCCGACGAGGAGGACACCGCCCCGGCGACTCCGGCCGACCCCGCGACCGGTCGGCCGACTGACGCCGGCACTGGCACCACCCCCGACTGACGAGCAGCCGGACCTCGGCACGACGTCGCTATCCGGCGCAGCAGGAGCAGTCGGACACCAGCCGGTCGAGCAGCTCACCGAGCCCGTGCCGGGCCCGGCCGGGCATGCGCGCCGAGGTCAGCACGGCAGGCTCCCGCACGGCGAGCACCCGGTGGCCCCCGGCCCGCAGGCTCCGGACCAGGCCGTGGTCCTCCCCGTGGGCCACTGCCGGGAAGCCGCCGACCGCGGCATACGCGTCCATGCGCACCGCGAGGTTCGCGCCGTAGACGTGGCGGTGCCCCACCGCCGCCATCCCGTCCCGCACGATCTGCCCGTAGGCCGCGGCCGCGGCCGGGTGCGCCCGCCAGCCCTCGAGGTCGACCAGGCCCGCGACGCAGTGCGCCTCGGCTGCCCTGGCGTGGGTGAGCAGGGCGGACACCCAGTGCGTCGGGACGACCGAGTCGGCGTCGGTGCTGAACACCCAGGCCTTCGGCGACGACGCCAGCCCGAGGACGGCGCCGGCCGCCGAGACCAGCCGCCGGCGCACCTCGCCGACCGTGCCGGAGTCGGCGTCGGTGTGCCGGTAGACCTCGAGGTCGGGCATTGCCGCGAGCGCGTGCTCGACCAGGGCTGCCGTCTGGTCGGTGCTGCGGTGCACGGCGACGGCGAGGGCAGCCCGCTGGACGCCTGCGGAGCGGCGGGCATGACGCAGCGCGTCGGCGACGCTGTCGAGGCACCGGGACACCCGGTGCTCCTCGTCCCGGGCGGGGACCGCCACCAGCACGTCGGTCATGGCTGGCTGCCGAGAAACAGCGCGTCGCCGTCGGTGCCCTGCTGGCGCACGTAGAGGTCGAGGTCGTCGACCGCGCGAGTGAGGGGCCCGTCGAACGCCAGCCCGGCCGGGCCCGCGACCGCCCTGGCATGCTCGAGCAGACGTCGCACGGCCGCCCCGACCACTGACCGGGCCTCGGTGGCCAGCACCTGCGGCGACGTCACCTCGCCTCCCGCCAGCCGGGCCGCGGCAGCCTCGACCGCGCCGGCAGCGGTGACGAGCTCGGTGCGCAGGTGCCCGAGCCGCAGCTGCACGGCGGGCGAGACGGGGCCGGCTCCCACGTGCCGGCGCACCAGGTCGACGACCCGGGCCGCCCCGCCGACCCATACGGCGGCGACTCCCACCCCGCCGGGGAAGAACCCCCGCCGGCCGAGGTAGAACCCTGCCCCACCGAGCTGGCGCGCCTCCCGGTCGGGCACGTCGTGGGCGAGCTGGACGGTGTGCGAGTGCGACAACCGCATCGCCGAGGCCTGCCAGGCGGTCTCGTCGACCGGCCAGGCGTCCACGGCGACGTCGAGCAGCACACTCGTCTCGTCGTCCAGCCAGACCGGCACGAGCGCCCGGTCGAGCACCCCTGCGCCGGAGGCGAAGCGCAGGGTCCCCTCCAGGTGCCAGCCCTCGTCGGTGCGGCTGGCCCTGATCCCCGTGCCGCGGGAGCGGGAGGCCCACACCCCGTAGAGGCAACCGTCCAGCGGGCGGGTGCCGGCCTCGTCGTGGACCCGCAGCGCGTCGACGTGTCCCTCGGTGAGCCGCGAAAGCGGGATGTCGGTGCGCCCCAGGGCCTCGAGCGCCGTCACCAGACCCGGCCACGACAGCGAGGTCCAGTCGTGCTGGGCGGCCAGGTGGCGCACTGCCGCGGCGATCGCCTCCGGCCGGTCGGCGTCGCGGTCGTGACCCGGCGGGAGCTCGAGCGGTTCGGGCAGCGGCACCAGCGCGGTCAGCCCGCTCACGGCCGCACCCAGGACGCCGCGACGAAGTCGGGGTCGTGGTGCCGGCTGTGGCGCCGCCACCCCGCCTGCTGCAGGAGCATGTCGGCCTCCTCGGTCGCGTCAGCCCCCGAGAGCTGGGCGTCCTCGGGGTGGTGCCGCCAGTGCACCACCACGACCTCCGCCTCCGCCCGGGCGGCAGCCGCCACGGCCTCGAGCGCCTGTGAGCGGGCCTGCGCCGGCAGGTAGTACAGCACCTCGGCGAGCACGACGAGGTCCGGGAGGGTGGTCAGTGGGGGAATCGCGGGGAGGGCGCTGACCAGTGAGGTCGCGTTCGGGCAGGCCTGCAGGAGCCCTGCCGTGAGGGCCACCGCCGTGGGGGAGGCGTCGCTGGCGGTGACGTGCCCGCAGCGGCGCGCCAGGGCCAGGGCCAGGGCACCGGTCCCGCAGGCGGCGTCCCAGGCGTGGTCGTACCGCTCGTGGGCCAGGAGCGCCAGCAACACCGCCTCCTTGCGCCGCTCGTACCAGCTGTCCCGGACGTGCCAGGGGTCCGGGTCGGCGCCATACAGCGCCTCGAAGTCCGGCGGTCGCACCATCAGCCGACCACCAGCTGGGCGTGGTGGTGCTCGAGCAGCAGCGGTGGCACGACCGGGCCCAGGCCCGGCCGCAGCGGCTCGCGCTGCGAGACGTAGGCCGCGAGCGCGCGCAGGCGCGCCTGCTCGGCCTCGGCGCCCGTCGGCACGACCGACCAACGGTGGCCGGAGGCGGCCACGGCCTCCGGTGTCATCCAGTAGGCCATCCAGACCGGGTACTCGAGCAGCGTCGCCCCCCGGGCGCGCGCGGCGAGGGCCGCTGCGCGGCCGGCTGCCTCGTGGTCGGGGTGGGGGTCATGGCGCCACGGCGCGAGCACGACGTCACCGGGGCCCAGCTGGTCGGCGATCGCGGCGGCCATGGCGTCGGTGTGCGAGGCGACGGCGCCGTCCGGGCAGAGCCGGTGCGCACCCGCGTGGACCCCGAGGTCGGCGAGGGCCGTGTGCCACTCCTGCAGCCTCCGGTCGGCCAGCCCCGGCTCCTCGATCCCGAGGTCGTCGAGGCACGCCTCCCCCGCCGTGAGGGTGATCGCGAGCACCGGGCCGCGAGTGCGGGCCCACTGCGCGACCAGGCGACCGGCCCCGACCGCCTCGTCATCAGGGTGGGCCCCGACGACCACGAGCCGGGTGCTGCTCGGAGGCACCAGGTCGTCGATCGGACGCCTGGGGGCGGCGGCGACGGCGCCGTGCCACACCTCGACGGGCAGCCCGGCAGGCGTCACCGTCACGGTCATGGGGCGAGCCTAGGCACGGTGACGACGGGGCGCTCGACGTCGCTGTTGTCGACCACCATGTCGGCCCGTTCCCACGGTGCCCGCTCGGCGAGGTAGCGGCGCTGCGCCTGCACGTAACGGGCCATCGAGGGGTGTTCCGGGTCGGCGTGGCTGCCGTCCCGCACGGCCATCCGTGCCGCAGTCACCTCGAAGGGCACGTCGAGGTAGACCGTGAAGTCCCACAGGCCCTCGAGCTCACGGCGGTGCAGGAAGAGCCCGTCGACGACCAGCGCCGCACCCGCGGGCGCCCGCAGCAACGGCCCGTCGAGCACCTCGTCGGTGGCGAGGTCGTGACCACGGGGCCGGTAGCACCCGGAGCCTCCCGGCCCCAGCGGCCGAAGCACCTCGTCCACGAAGCGCGGGTAGTCGAACGAGTCCAGCCAGAACCCCTCGGGGGAGGTCCGCCCGAGGCGGTGGCGCACCTCTCGGACGTGGTGGAAGTCGTCGAGAGAGACCTGCACGACGTCGCGCCCGCCTTCGCGCAGGGTCTCGGCCAGCTCGGCGGCGAAGACCGTCTTGCCGGACCCGTCGGGGCCGTCCACCCCGACCCGGGTGCACGACGTGCCCGGCCCGTCGGGCACCCGGGCGGCCACGTGCGCGAGCAGGTCGCGCCGCTGGGCGCTGCCGGGACGGCCCGGACTCACCCGGGGACGATCCAGCGCAGCAGCGTCACAGCGCCGACGACGGCACAGACCACGAAGAGGATGGCGAGCACGACCGTGATGACGACGGCGGCGTCGACACCGCCCCCGGTCTGCACGGGCGCGCTCGGCACGGCGCCTGCTGCCGCGCGGTCGGCGCCCGCGCGGCGGCGCAGCGCCTCGACCCGCGGGTTACCGGGGTTGTCGCGGACGGTGCGCGGCAGGCTGCGCCACATCTGGTCGAAGTGGTCGGCGTGCCGTTCCCGCCACGCCTCGACCGCCTCGTCGACGTCCTTGCCGCGCCGGCCGGTACCGAACCAGGCCGCCCCGGCGGCAGGCATGTCACCCATGGCGTAGTGCACCTCACCGAGCAGCTCGAGGGCCTCGGGGTCGAGGTTGTCGGCGAGGTGCCCGGCAAGGCGGTCACGCGCCTTCCAGGCGCGCCCGGCGGCAAGGTCCGCCCGGGCGCGCTCGACCGCGCCACTGTGGT
This Knoellia sp. p5-6-4 DNA region includes the following protein-coding sequences:
- a CDS encoding PIG-L family deacetylase, giving the protein MTVTVTPAGLPVEVWHGAVAAAPRRPIDDLVPPSSTRLVVVGAHPDDEAVGAGRLVAQWARTRGPVLAITLTAGEACLDDLGIEEPGLADRRLQEWHTALADLGVHAGAHRLCPDGAVASHTDAMAAAIADQLGPGDVVLAPWRHDPHPDHEAAGRAAALAARARGATLLEYPVWMAYWMTPEAVAASGHRWSVVPTGAEAEQARLRALAAYVSQREPLRPGLGPVVPPLLLEHHHAQLVVG
- a CDS encoding uridine kinase, with the translated sequence MSPGRPGSAQRRDLLAHVAARVPDGPGTSCTRVGVDGPDGSGKTVFAAELAETLREGGRDVVQVSLDDFHHVREVRHRLGRTSPEGFWLDSFDYPRFVDEVLRPLGPGGSGCYRPRGHDLATDEVLDGPLLRAPAGAALVVDGLFLHRRELEGLWDFTVYLDVPFEVTAARMAVRDGSHADPEHPSMARYVQAQRRYLAERAPWERADMVVDNSDVERPVVTVPRLAP
- a CDS encoding DUF6584 family protein, encoding MSDDSQQTPSPAERDTTSSDLEHHSGAVERARADLAAGRAWKARDRLAGHLADNLDPEALELLGEVHYAMGDMPAAGAAWFGTGRRGKDVDEAVEAWRERHADHFDQMWRSLPRTVRDNPGNPRVEALRRRAGADRAAAGAVPSAPVQTGGGVDAAVVITVVLAILFVVCAVVGAVTLLRWIVPG